The Geothrix sp. DNA segment CCATAGAAGCCGATCTCCGTGGCCGCGAGCATCCGGGCCTTCAGCTCGGGGAGGTCGGCCTTGCGGGCGTGGTCCGCGCAGGCCAGGGCGATGTCCCGGTAGGTGCCCACCTTCGCCGGGTTGGCCGCCGTGGCGCGATCGAACCAGATGGCCGCTTCCTTGGGCTGCCCGGCCCGGAGCAGGGCGGCCCCGAAGTCGACGAAGTTCCCGGTTCGCCGCGGGCTCACCTTGAAGGCCTGGTCCATCATGGCCCGCGCCTCGTCGGGAAAGCCCGAATCGAGCAGCACGGTGGCGAAGTCGGCCAGGTCGCCCGCATCCCGGGAGGTCCGGGTCATGGCCTTGTCCACGATGCCCCTGACCTGGTCCCGCCTTCCGGCCCGGATCCAGGCCTGCGCGATGAGGCGGTAGGTCTCGGCGTCCCCGCCCTTCAGCCGTTCGGTCCGCGTGAAGCAGTCCTCGGCCTTCTTGAGTTCGCCCTTGGCCGCCTGGATCTGCCCGAGGCAGGTGAGGACCTCCACGGACTTGGGTTTCAGGGCGAGGGCCTTTTCGGCGCAAGCCTGGGCGACCTGTTCCGGGGTCTCCAGGAAGAAGGAGGGGGCCGGGACCTGGGCCTGGAGGCAGACCAGGGCGGTGAGGGGCAGCAGCTGGAGGCGCATGGGGTCCTTTTAGGGGGCGAGGAGGCCGTCTTGGCGCATGGCTTCGAGGATGGCCTGGGCGAGTTTCTCGGGATCGCCGCCTCCCCAGCTGCCGCTCAGGGAGGTCCGGGCCCTCCAGACGGGCTCCTCCACCCCGGGCTCGGTCAGCAGGAGGTCGAAGGTGGCCGCGGTCTGGGAGCCGTTGGTGTAGGTGGCGGCGACCTGGGAGATCCGGAGGAGGTAGTGGGGCTGGAAGGCGACCAGCTCGGCCTTCAGCTTGTCGGCATCGGCCAGGTCCAGGATGTTGCTCATCCAGGTGCGCGTGGCCACCTGGCGGGCGGCCAGCGTCCGGGCCAGCCGTTCCTGCAGGTCGTTGGCCCGGAAGGCCGAACCCGAGGGGCCGGCCGTGCAGAGCAGGAAGACCCGATCGAGGGGCTTCGACCAGCCCCTGCGGGGCAGGGAGTTCACCTGGACGGTTCCCCCGCAGTGGAACAGAAGCAGGGGGATCACCAGCAGGAGGGGGCGGGTCATTCGCGGCATGGGTACTCCGGACAGGCCAACGGAAGGGCCTCCATGGCGAGCCCTGGAGGAGGCCTCGGCTGGTTGGAATGCTACAAGGGGATGTTCCCGTGCTTCTTGGGCGGCATGGTGTCGCGCTTGGTGTCGAGGAAGGCCAGGGCCTTGATGAGTTTCAGGCGCGTTTCACGGGGCAGGATCACCTCGTCGATAAATCCGAACTCGGCGGCGATGTAGGGATTGGCGAACTTCTCGTTGTACTCGGCCACCAGCTCGGCCTTCTTGGCAACGGGATCGGGCGCGATGGCGATGGACTTGCCGTGCAGCACGTTCATGGCGCCTTCCGCGCCCATGACGGCGATCTCCGCCGTGGGGTAGGCGAAGTTGAAGTCCGTGCGGATGTGCTTGCTGGCCATGACGCAGTAGGCGCCGCCGTAGGCCTTGCGGGTGATGACGGTGATCTTGGGCACCGTGGCCTCGCAGAAGGCGAAGAGCAACTTGGCGCCGTGGCGGATGATGCCGCCGTGCTCCTGGGTCACGCCCGGCAGGAAGCCCGGCACATCCTCGAAGGTGATGAGCGGGATGTTGAAGGCGTCACAGAAGCGCACGAACCGGGCGCCCTTCTCGCTGGAGGCGATGTCCAGCACGCCGGCATAGAAGGCGGGCTGGTTGGCCACGATGCCGATGCTGCGGCCGTCGATGCGGGCGAAGCCCACCACCAGGTTGGGAGCGAAGGCCTCGTGCACCTCGAAGAAGTGCGCGTCGTCCACCACGCCCCGGATGATGTCGCGGATGTCGTAGGGCTTGCTGGCGTCATCGGGCACGACCTTGTCGAGGTCGGGGTTCTCCAGGGGCATCTCACGCTTGGGGGCGCGACGGGGCGCCTCGCCGAGGTTGTTGCTGGGCAGGAAGGAGAGCAGCTCGCGGGTGTGGGCCAGGGCCGCCAGGTCGCTCTGGCACACGAAGTGGGCCACGCCGCTCTTGGCGCTGTGCGTGGAGGCACCGCCCAGCTCCTCCTTGGTGACTTCTTCGTGGGTGACAGCCTTGATGACATCCGGGCCGGTCACGAACATGTAGCTGGTGCCCTTCACCATGGTGATGAAGTCCGTGATGGCGGGGCTGTAGACCGCGCCGCCGGCACAGGGGCCCATGATAAGGCTGATCTGGGGGATGACGCCGCTGGCCAGGGTGTTGCGCAGGAAGATGTCGGCGTAGCCGCCGAGCGAAACGACCCCCTCCTGGATGCGGGCACCGCCGCTGTCGTTGAGGCCAATGACGGGGCAGCCCACCTTCATGGCCAGGTCCATGACCTTGCAGATCTTCTTGGCGTAGGCCTCGGACAGCGAACCCCCGAACACCGTGAAGTCCTGGGCGAAGATGGCCACCGGCCGGCCATCCACCCGCCCGAAGCCGGTGACCACGCCGTCGCCGGGGATCTTCTCCACGCCCCAGTTGCGGTGGACCATGAGGGCATCCATCTCCTCGAAGGAGCCCTCGTCCAGGAAGGCCGCCACCCGCTCTCGGGCCGTGAGCTTGCCGCCCTCGTGCTGTTTCTGCACCCGGGCGTCGCCGCCACCGGCCAGGGCCTGGGCATGCTTGGCTTTCAGCAGCTCGATCTTCTTTTCGAGGGACATGGCATCTCCCGGGCGGGGCGGGGTTGGCTGATCGTGGGGAATCAGCCTCCATGTTAGCGCGGGCCGGGCTCCGGCGCGCTGGGCTCTAGCGGATGGGCCGGGGCTGGGTCATGGCCTCCAGGCTGAAGGCCTCGTCCAGCTCGGCCTGGCTCAGCCAGCCCTTGCGGAGGATGAGTTCTCGCACGGGGACGCCGGTCTCCAGGGCCTCCTTGGCCACCTCGGTGGCGCGCTTGTAGCCGATGGCGGGCATGACGGCGGTGACGATGCCGATGCTGTGCTCCACCAGGTCCAGGCAGCGCTCGCGGTTGGCGGTGATCCCCACGATGCACTTGCTGGTGAGCACGTTCACGGCGGCGGTCAGGGTGCGCATGCTGGTGGCCAGGGCGTAGGCCAGCACGGGCTCCATGACGTTCAGCTGGAGCTGGCCGGCCTCGGCGGCGAGCGTGATGGTGAGGTCGTTGCCGATGACCGAGAAGGCCACCTGGTTCACCACCTCGGGGATCACGGGGTTCACCTTGCCGGGCATGATGCTGCTGCCGGGCTGCATGGCGGGCAGGTTGATCTCGCCGAAGCCGCAGCGGGGGCCGCTGCTGAGCAGGCGCAGGTCGTTGCAGAGCTTGCTCAGCTTCACGGCGGCGCGCTTGACCACGCCGGAGAACATGACGAAGGCGCCGGTATCGGGGGTGGCCTCCACCAGGTTTTCCGCCAGGACGATGTCCAGGCCGGTCACCTTGCGCAGTTCCTCGACCACGATCTCGGGGTACCGGGGATCGGCGCAGATGCCCGTGCCGATGGCCGTGCCACCCATGTTCACTTCCAGGAACAGCCGGGCGGTCTCCCGCAGGCGCTGGATGTCCTCGCCGGTGGTGACGGCGTAGGCCTCGAACTCCTGGCCCAGCGTCATGGGCACGGCGTCCTGCAGCTGAGTGCGGCCCATCTTGATGACATCGGAGAACTCCTTCCCCTTGGCGTGGAGGGCCGCCTTCAGGCGGTCCATGGCCTCCAGCAGGCTCTTCAGCATGAAGATCGTGGTGAGGCGCAGGGCCGTGGGGTAGACGTCGTTGGTGCTCTGGCCCAGGTTCACGTGGTCATTGGGATGGCAGAAGGCGTACTCGCCCCGCTTGTGGCCCAGCAGCTCCAGGGCCCGGTTGGCGATGACCTCGTTGGCGTTCATGTTGGTGGAGGTGCCCGCGCCGCCTTGCACCATGTCCGTGGGGAAGTGGCCGTGCCAGTGGCCATCGATGATCTCCTGGGAGGCCCGGTCGATGGCGTCGGCGATGGCGGGTTCCAGCAGGCCCAGCTTGGCGTTGGCCCGGGCGGCGCCCTGCTTGACCATGGCCAGGGCCCGGATCATGGCGGGGAAGTGGCTGGTGGGCGTGCCCGTGATGGGGAAGTTGTGCACGGCGCGCAGGGTCTGCACGCCGAAGAGGGCGTCCTCGGGCACGTCCATGGGGCCGATGAGGTCCGACTCTTTGCGGATGCGGCCGCTGGCGTAGGCCTGCTCCCGGCCCGTGCGGGGCGTGGCCGAGTAGAGCAGCCGCTGGTGCAGGACGCTGGCGACCTTGCTGAGCACGGCGATGGCGGCGGTGCCGTCCTGGCTCAGGTTGGCGAGGACCATCTCGCGGTCGAGGTCGAGGAGCACCACCGGCGTGAGGGCCACGCCACTGGCGGTGTGGGTGCTGACGGCCAGGAAGGACTGCTCGCCCGCCACGTCCCCGGGGCCCAGGATCACGACGGGTTCCGGGCCATCCCCGTTGTCGCGGAGGATCTCCACGCGGCCCTCGGCGATGACCGTGGCCCCGCGACGGGGTTCGCCCTGGGTGAAGAGGGCCGTTCCGGCCGGCACCTCCCGGCGCCGGGCGGCCCGGGCGATGAGGCTGAGGTCCGCGTCGGAGAGACCGGAGAAGATTTCGCAGCGGCGCAGGACAGACGTGATCGCATCCATGGAAGACACCTCCGGCCCCAGTGCAGGCCATCAGCCATGGTAGTGAGCCTGCCGACGATTCGGTCACGAATGCGCCGCGGGCCCCGCATTTCCGTCAGTTCGTCAAGATTCTCAGGCGGGGCAGCGGAAGACCAGGGCCGTGTTGATGCCCCCGAAGGCGAAGTTGTTGCTCACGAAGCAGGTGGCATCCAGGTGGCGGGGGGTGGTCTGGATGTAGTCCAGCTCGGCGCAGCGGGGATCGGGGTTCACCAGGTTGAGGGTGGGGGCGACGCGCTTGGCCAGGGTCATGTGGATGCCCACCCAGGCCTCGATGGAGCCGCAGGCGCCCAGGGGATGGCCGAAGTAGCTCTTGAACGACACGATGGGGATGGGGCGCTGGAAGACCTCGAAGGTCGCGTGGCTCTCGGCGATGTCGCCATGCTCAGTGGCGGTGCCGTGGGCATTGACCCAGTCCACCTCTTCGGGCCGGAGGTCCGCATCCCGAAGGGCCAGGCGGATGGTCTCGGCCATGGTCTCCTTCTGGGGCTGGGTGATGTGGGCGCCGTCGGAATTGGTGCCGAAGCCCAGCACCTCGGCGTAGATCCGGGCACCGCGGGCCAGGGCGTGGTCGCGGTCCTCGAGGATGAGGGTGCAGCCCCCCTCGCCCACCACGAGGCCGTCGCGGTCCGTGTCGAAGGGGCGCGGAGTGGCTTCGGGGGTGTCGTTCTTCAGGCTGGTGGCATACAGCGTGTCGAAGACGGCGGCCGTGTAGATGGTGAGCTCGTCGCAGCCCCCGGCGATCATCACGGTCTGCCGGCCCTGCTGGATGGTCTCGTAGGCGTAGCCGATGGCCTGGCTGCTGGAGGTGCAGGCGGTGCTGGTGGGGATCACGCGGCCCGTGAGGCCGAAGAAGACGCCGATGTTCACGGCCGCCGTGTGGCTCATGGCCTGGATGTAGCCCGTGGCGCCGATGCCGCTGATGCGGCCCACGGCGAGGCTCTTCCCCAAGGCCACCATGGGCTCCACGCTGCCGAAGGAGGAGCCGTAGGCCACGCCGGTGTGGCCGCTGCGCAGGATGGGATCGCCCAGGAGGCCCGCGTCGGCCAGGGCCAGCTCGGTGGCGCGCACGCCCAGCAGGGCCACGCGGCCCATGGAGCGCACCATCTTGCGGGGGTAGTGCTCCGGCACGTCGAAGTGCTCGATGGGGACGCCGAGGCGGGTCTGGATCTCGGGGTACTGGTCCCAGGCGGTCATGGTCTTCACGCCGCTGCGGCCCGCCTCCATGGCGGGGCCGATGGCCTCCCAGCTGTCTCCGAGGGGCGTGACGCCGCCCATGCCGGTCACGACCACGCGATGCATCAGACCAGTCCTCCGTTGACGCCGAGCACCTGGCGCGTGATGTAGTTCGCCCCGTCCGAACACAGGAAGGCCACGGCGGCGGCCACATCCTCGGGCTGGCCCACCCGGTCCATGGGGATGGCCTGCAGGGCCCGCTCCAGCACGGTCTCGTCCACCATCTCCGACTCGATGAGCCCGGGGGCGACGCAGTTGACGGTGATGCCGCGGCTGGCGACCTCCACCGCCAGGGCCTTGGCGGCCCCGATGAGGCCGGCCTTGGCGGCGCTGTAGTTCACCTGGCCCCGGTTCCCCACCACGCCCGAGACGCTGGAGATGCAGACGATGCGGCCGCCCTTGCGGGTCTTGATCATGGGGAGGATCAGGGGATGCACCACGTTGAAGAAGCCATCCAGCCCGACGCTGAGGACCTGGTCCCAGTCCTCGCCGCTGAGGGCGGGGAAGGCGCCATCCCGGGTGATGCCCGCGTTGCAGACGATGCCGTAGAAGGGGCCCTGGGCGGCCACCCGGGCCTCGAGCTGGCGCTGGGCCGCCTCGCGGTCCGCCACGTCGAAGGCGATCCAGTCCGCGCTGCCGCCCGCGGCCGAGATGGCCGCGCAGACCGCTCGGGCCTCGTCCACCTTGCGGTGGCAGTGGGCCGTGACGTGGAAGCCATCCTGGGCCAGACGGAGGGCGATGGCCCGCCCCAGGCGGCCGCTGGCGCCGGTGACGAGGACCTGTCTGGAGGGGATGGAGGGGGTGGCGGTCATGGGGTTTCGATCGCCTTCAACCTAGCACGGGCAAGGGTTTCGCCTTTGTGGCGAACCTCACATGTGAACGCGCCGGGGCCGGAATCATCCAAGAAGAGGACTTCCGCTTCCACCTCCAGCTCGAGTCCCACCGGAAAGCTTGGGACCAGGGCCTCGTAGGTGCGGGTGCCCAGCAGGAAGCCGATGCGGGGCTCCCGGCCCGCCTCGCGGTGGCGGTGGCCACTGAAGGCCGCGGCGGCCTGGGCCATCCACTCCAGGCCCACCCAGGCGGGGGCGCTGCCGTCCGCCTGCAGGTACCAGGCCCCGGGTTCGAGGCGCACCGAGGCGCGGCAGCGGGTGGCGGACACCTCCAGGATGCGCGCCAAAAGCACCGAGGGGCCCCGGTGGAGGATCAGGTCCGTGACCTGCGGCAGGGAGCTCATGGCGTCGCCCCGATGATCAGGCTGAGGTTGTTGCCGCCGAAGGCGAAGGCGTTGGACATGCAGACCCGGGGGCCGTCCAGGCGGCTGGCCTCGGTGGTGAGCCGCAGCGCCGGCAGGGCCGGATCCGCCTCGCCATCCCAGCGGTGGGGCGGGAGGCGCCGTTCGGGATTCCAGCGCGGGTGGAGCGCGAGCCAGCCGAAGGCCAGCTCCGCCGCCGCCGAAGCGCCCAGGGCATGGCCCGTGAGGGGCTTCGTCCCGCTGCAGGGCACGCCGTCCGGGAAGACCCGGGCCGTGGCGAGGCTCTCCATCTCGTCGTTCTTCAGCGTGGCGGTGGCGTGGAGGTTGAGGTAGCCGATCCCCCCGGGGCGCAGCCCGGCCTCGGCGAGGGCGGCGCGCATGGCGGCCTCCGCGCCGCGACCCGAGGGCTCGGGCGAGGAGATGTGGTGGGCGTCGCTGGAGGCCCCGGCCCCGAGCAGGGCCACCTCGGCGGGCTCCCGGCGGAGGAGGAACAGCACGGCGGCCTCGCCCACGTTGATGCCGCAGCGGTTCCGGCTCAGGGGGTTGCAGAGGGTGGCCGTGGCGGATTCCAGGGAGGCGAAGCCGTTGAGGGTCAGCTTGCAGAGGGAATCGGAACCCCCGGTGATCACGGCGTCGCAGAGGCCGAGCCGCAGCAGGTTGCGGGCGGTGACGAGGGCCTTGCCGCTGGAGGTGCAGGCCGTGGACACGGTCAGGGCGGGGCCCGTGAGGCCCAGATACTCAGCGAGGAAGGGGGCCAGGCGGCCGATCTCCTGCTGCCGGTAGTGGAACTCCGGGGGCAGGGAGCCCTCCGTCAGGGCATGGGCCAGGGCCCGCTCGGAGGCCTCGATGCCCGAGGTGCTGGTGCCCAGCACCACGCCGATCCGATGGCGCCCGTGGCGGCTGATCTCGCGGTCCACCTCGTCCTGGATCTCTCCCAGCGCCGCCAGCAGCAGCCGGGTGTTGCGGGAGTCGTCGTCGGCGAAACGGGCAGGAAGGGCCTCCAGCTGCCCAGGCACCCGGCCCACGCGGGCCGGACCTTCCGGCAGCCAGCCCTCCTCCAGCACCAGTCCCGTCGTGGTGCCGCGGAACAGGCCCGTCGCCACGGCCTCCTTGCCACGGCCCAGCGCGGTCACCAGCCCCAGGGCCGAGAGGTGGCAGCGCTCGGGTCCGGTCATGCCCTGGCCCGCTCGATGGCCTCGACCAGGCCTGCCGGCGTCTCGTAGCGGGTCTCGCCAGTGGTGGCGTCCACGGGGAACTGCACCGTGGTGGCGCGGGTCAGCCGCTCGCCGCTGGCGGGGTCGGAGATGGCGTAGGCGATCTTGAGCCGGCAGTCGTAGTCCTGAAGGGTGGCCTCCACGCGGAAGACCTGGCCATAGCGCAGGGGCCGGAGGTACTTCACGTCGCAGGTGACCACGGGCCAGACGCAGCCCGAGGCGTTCATCTCCGCCAGGTCCATGCCGACGCGCCGCAGGAGGGCCGTCCGGGCGATCTCGAAGTACTTGAGGTAGTGCCCGTGCCAGACGATGCCCATGGAGTCCACGTCATGGAACGGGACTTCCAGGGTCACGACGGCGGTGAGGGGAGGCGTCATGGGGCGGCCGGGGATGCGGGTGGAGGAACGGATGGCGAGGCGGAAAGGGCAGACACCGGGCCCCAGAAATCATAGAAATTAAACCACTGGAAGGGGGCCCGCCGGCAGTGCGCCTCCACCGCCGCCGCATACCGCGTCACCCAGTCCTTCAGCGCCGCCTCCCGGCCGCGGCGGGGCAGGTCGATGCGGTCGGCGAAGGTCTCCATGTGGACCCGGTAGGCGGTTCCCTCCTTGATGCAGAAGAACAGGTACACCGGGCACTGGAGCAGGTGGGCCAGGAAGATGGGGCCCATGGGGAAGGGTGCCTCGCGGCCCAGGAAGGGCACGGGGACCGTGCGACCGTTCTCGGAGGCGGGGGGCCGGTCCCCCACCAGGAACAGGCTCTCGCCCTTGGCGACCTTGTCCTCCAGGGCCATGGCGGTGCCCACGGTCACCTCTGGCAGGTGGATGAGGTTCGATTCGTAGCCGGGGTTGATCTCCTTGAGGAGGTCCTGGAAGCGCACCACGTGCTCGGAATACACCACCGCGTTCAGGCCCTGGATGCCGCGGAGCGCGCCCAGGCCCCGCAGCATGTCCAGGTTGCCCAGGTGGGCGCTGAGAAACAGGGCGCCCCGGCCCGAGGCCAGCTGGGCGTGGAAGGCGGCCTCTTCCGGGAAGTCGACGGTGGCGTCCCCCGCATCCATCCAGGCCAGGAAGCGGTCCACGTAGGACAGGGCGAAGGTGCGCACGTGGCGGTACTGGTCCCGGAGCCGGGGTGGCCGGGGCAGCTCCGGCAGGGGCCCCGAGCTGTCGTGGAGACGCTGCAGGTAGTCCCGAGAGGCCCGCCTCGCCTCGCGCCCCGTGACGAAGAAGTAGGCCGCCACGAACTCGGTGATGAAGCGCAGCCCCCGGCGCCCCAGGAGGCGGTAGGTCCACAGGGCGATGCGCAGGCCCAGGGCGGTGCCCCGCTCCTGGATCCGGGACCAGTGGGCGGGGTTCGAGCCACGGGGGCGGATCTTGCGCGCAAGGAGGCGCGGCAGGCGGAGCAGCATTCCGCAGACCAGGCGGGTGTGCATCCGCGTAATCCGGAGGTTGTCCCGGAGGACATCGAAGTGGGACACGCCGTCGGCCGGGTAGGTGACCCGCACCGGGGCGTTCAGGATGGGCAGACTCGCCCAGTGGAGGCGGACGATGATGGCGGTGTCGAAGTCCATGCGCAGGGGCAGGGCCACGCGCCCGGCGAGCCTCACGGCGGCTTCGAGCGGGTAGAGGCGGAACCCGCAGAGCGAGTCTCCGATGGCGAAGGAGAGGGTCTCCAGCCAGACCCAGGCATGGGTGAACCAGCGCCCGTAGCGGCGGGCCGTGGGCACGGGACCCTCATAGCGGGGCACGCCGGCGATGATGGCGTCCGGGTGGGCCTCGCCCAGGACCAGGAAGGGGCCCACGGCTTCGGGGTCGTGCTGGCCATCGGCGTCCACCTGGAGGCCGTGGGTGAAGCCTGCCGCATGGGCCCGGCGCAGGGCCTCGACCACCGCGGCGCCCTTGCCCTGGTTCCGGTCCCAGCGGCCGAGGCGGATCAGGGGCTGGCTGGCGGCCAGGGCCTCCAGCTCCAGCCGGGTGGCCTCGGTGCTGCCGTCGTCCTGCACGAAGATGGGCAGGCGGTGCAGGAGCAGGGCCCCGAGGGTGCGGCCCAGCGCGGGGCCGGGATTGAACACCGGCACGATGAGGCAGGGCCTGAAGTCGGTCATGGGGTCGGGCGGAAGACCGCGATGCCCTGGGATTTCCGGCCCTCCCGGCCCGAATAGCAGAATTCCAGATGGCCCGCGGCAGCGTCCCAGGTGAGGTCCAGCTCCAGGGGCTCCTCGGGGCGGATGGGAGCCTGGAACTTGAGGTGCTCCAGGCCCTGGAAGGTGCCCGGGCAGGCGAAGACCTCCCGTCCCAGGCGGATGGCCCAGTCCACCTGGATGAGGCCGGACAGGATCGGTTCGTGGGGGAAGTGCCCCTCGAAGGCGGGATGGTTCTCTTCCACCTGGAGGGCGAAGGTCCCCGGGTCTCCGGCCTTGGC contains these protein-coding regions:
- a CDS encoding tetratricopeptide repeat protein: MRLQLLPLTALVCLQAQVPAPSFFLETPEQVAQACAEKALALKPKSVEVLTCLGQIQAAKGELKKAEDCFTRTERLKGGDAETYRLIAQAWIRAGRRDQVRGIVDKAMTRTSRDAGDLADFATVLLDSGFPDEARAMMDQAFKVSPRRTGNFVDFGAALLRAGQPKEAAIWFDRATAANPAKVGTYRDIALACADHARKADLPELKARMLAATEIGFYGTDKDNEAMAARARINLAAGQRAEAEALFLAIMKSKEVHAESFQLIGQAWLRAGFQAEAFRAYEVLPSARGEGGVVGFGSRGTDVSGRSWGPLVSVDLSRINKKRALSDAAVDLAAAGHFDKAMPLMEEVFLSDAKDQNELAKFGRMALEAGRREDAARFFQKAIQADPKDWEVWLLVAQAHADAILRRASTTAVTLLP
- a CDS encoding acyl-CoA carboxylase subunit beta; protein product: MSLEKKIELLKAKHAQALAGGGDARVQKQHEGGKLTARERVAAFLDEGSFEEMDALMVHRNWGVEKIPGDGVVTGFGRVDGRPVAIFAQDFTVFGGSLSEAYAKKICKVMDLAMKVGCPVIGLNDSGGARIQEGVVSLGGYADIFLRNTLASGVIPQISLIMGPCAGGAVYSPAITDFITMVKGTSYMFVTGPDVIKAVTHEEVTKEELGGASTHSAKSGVAHFVCQSDLAALAHTRELLSFLPSNNLGEAPRRAPKREMPLENPDLDKVVPDDASKPYDIRDIIRGVVDDAHFFEVHEAFAPNLVVGFARIDGRSIGIVANQPAFYAGVLDIASSEKGARFVRFCDAFNIPLITFEDVPGFLPGVTQEHGGIIRHGAKLLFAFCEATVPKITVITRKAYGGAYCVMASKHIRTDFNFAYPTAEIAVMGAEGAMNVLHGKSIAIAPDPVAKKAELVAEYNEKFANPYIAAEFGFIDEVILPRETRLKLIKALAFLDTKRDTMPPKKHGNIPL
- a CDS encoding aspartate ammonia-lyase, with amino-acid sequence MDAITSVLRRCEIFSGLSDADLSLIARAARRREVPAGTALFTQGEPRRGATVIAEGRVEILRDNGDGPEPVVILGPGDVAGEQSFLAVSTHTASGVALTPVVLLDLDREMVLANLSQDGTAAIAVLSKVASVLHQRLLYSATPRTGREQAYASGRIRKESDLIGPMDVPEDALFGVQTLRAVHNFPITGTPTSHFPAMIRALAMVKQGAARANAKLGLLEPAIADAIDRASQEIIDGHWHGHFPTDMVQGGAGTSTNMNANEVIANRALELLGHKRGEYAFCHPNDHVNLGQSTNDVYPTALRLTTIFMLKSLLEAMDRLKAALHAKGKEFSDVIKMGRTQLQDAVPMTLGQEFEAYAVTTGEDIQRLRETARLFLEVNMGGTAIGTGICADPRYPEIVVEELRKVTGLDIVLAENLVEATPDTGAFVMFSGVVKRAAVKLSKLCNDLRLLSSGPRCGFGEINLPAMQPGSSIMPGKVNPVIPEVVNQVAFSVIGNDLTITLAAEAGQLQLNVMEPVLAYALATSMRTLTAAVNVLTSKCIVGITANRERCLDLVEHSIGIVTAVMPAIGYKRATEVAKEALETGVPVRELILRKGWLSQAELDEAFSLEAMTQPRPIR
- a CDS encoding beta-ketoacyl-ACP synthase codes for the protein MHRVVVTGMGGVTPLGDSWEAIGPAMEAGRSGVKTMTAWDQYPEIQTRLGVPIEHFDVPEHYPRKMVRSMGRVALLGVRATELALADAGLLGDPILRSGHTGVAYGSSFGSVEPMVALGKSLAVGRISGIGATGYIQAMSHTAAVNIGVFFGLTGRVIPTSTACTSSSQAIGYAYETIQQGRQTVMIAGGCDELTIYTAAVFDTLYATSLKNDTPEATPRPFDTDRDGLVVGEGGCTLILEDRDHALARGARIYAEVLGFGTNSDGAHITQPQKETMAETIRLALRDADLRPEEVDWVNAHGTATEHGDIAESHATFEVFQRPIPIVSFKSYFGHPLGACGSIEAWVGIHMTLAKRVAPTLNLVNPDPRCAELDYIQTTPRHLDATCFVSNNFAFGGINTALVFRCPA
- the fabG gene encoding 3-oxoacyl-ACP reductase FabG, whose product is MTATPSIPSRQVLVTGASGRLGRAIALRLAQDGFHVTAHCHRKVDEARAVCAAISAAGGSADWIAFDVADREAAQRQLEARVAAQGPFYGIVCNAGITRDGAFPALSGEDWDQVLSVGLDGFFNVVHPLILPMIKTRKGGRIVCISSVSGVVGNRGQVNYSAAKAGLIGAAKALAVEVASRGITVNCVAPGLIESEMVDETVLERALQAIPMDRVGQPEDVAAAVAFLCSDGANYITRQVLGVNGGLV
- a CDS encoding ApeP family dehydratase is translated as MSSLPQVTDLILHRGPSVLLARILEVSATRCRASVRLEPGAWYLQADGSAPAWVGLEWMAQAAAAFSGHRHREAGREPRIGFLLGTRTYEALVPSFPVGLELEVEAEVLFLDDSGPGAFTCEVRHKGETLARARLKAIETP
- a CDS encoding beta-ketoacyl-[acyl-carrier-protein] synthase family protein, with amino-acid sequence MTGPERCHLSALGLVTALGRGKEAVATGLFRGTTTGLVLEEGWLPEGPARVGRVPGQLEALPARFADDDSRNTRLLLAALGEIQDEVDREISRHGRHRIGVVLGTSTSGIEASERALAHALTEGSLPPEFHYRQQEIGRLAPFLAEYLGLTGPALTVSTACTSSGKALVTARNLLRLGLCDAVITGGSDSLCKLTLNGFASLESATATLCNPLSRNRCGINVGEAAVLFLLRREPAEVALLGAGASSDAHHISSPEPSGRGAEAAMRAALAEAGLRPGGIGYLNLHATATLKNDEMESLATARVFPDGVPCSGTKPLTGHALGASAAAELAFGWLALHPRWNPERRLPPHRWDGEADPALPALRLTTEASRLDGPRVCMSNAFAFGGNNLSLIIGATP
- a CDS encoding acyl-CoA thioesterase — encoded protein: MTPPLTAVVTLEVPFHDVDSMGIVWHGHYLKYFEIARTALLRRVGMDLAEMNASGCVWPVVTCDVKYLRPLRYGQVFRVEATLQDYDCRLKIAYAISDPASGERLTRATTVQFPVDATTGETRYETPAGLVEAIERARA
- a CDS encoding glycosyltransferase family 2 protein; this translates as MTDFRPCLIVPVFNPGPALGRTLGALLLHRLPIFVQDDGSTEATRLELEALAASQPLIRLGRWDRNQGKGAAVVEALRRAHAAGFTHGLQVDADGQHDPEAVGPFLVLGEAHPDAIIAGVPRYEGPVPTARRYGRWFTHAWVWLETLSFAIGDSLCGFRLYPLEAAVRLAGRVALPLRMDFDTAIIVRLHWASLPILNAPVRVTYPADGVSHFDVLRDNLRITRMHTRLVCGMLLRLPRLLARKIRPRGSNPAHWSRIQERGTALGLRIALWTYRLLGRRGLRFITEFVAAYFFVTGREARRASRDYLQRLHDSSGPLPELPRPPRLRDQYRHVRTFALSYVDRFLAWMDAGDATVDFPEEAAFHAQLASGRGALFLSAHLGNLDMLRGLGALRGIQGLNAVVYSEHVVRFQDLLKEINPGYESNLIHLPEVTVGTAMALEDKVAKGESLFLVGDRPPASENGRTVPVPFLGREAPFPMGPIFLAHLLQCPVYLFFCIKEGTAYRVHMETFADRIDLPRRGREAALKDWVTRYAAAVEAHCRRAPFQWFNFYDFWGPVSALSASPSVPPPASPAAP
- a CDS encoding ApeI family dehydratase, whose translation is MPFPGELRAKAGDPGTFALQVEENHPAFEGHFPHEPILSGLIQVDWAIRLGREVFACPGTFQGLEHLKFQAPIRPEEPLELDLTWDAAAGHLEFCYSGREGRKSQGIAVFRPTP